One genomic region from Bubalus bubalis isolate 160015118507 breed Murrah chromosome 24, NDDB_SH_1, whole genome shotgun sequence encodes:
- the PTCD1 gene encoding pentatricopeptide repeat-containing protein 1, mitochondrial codes for MDFLRLARLVSSPRPGGLPIMRHLDPLRARWAGGRAAGGVWPAPAAFSSSLSQLPLGSQSQKNTGSLSSDPGQPSPTATQEEGEEESFGTLSDKYSSRRMFHKSTAQLYNLRLKEQNTEEDEEGELEPKPWRGPRNTPYWYFFQCKRLIREGKLAEALDLFERQMLKEEHLQPLECNYTVLIGGCGRAGYLKKAFRLYNDMKKRDLEPSDATYTALFNVCAESPWKDSALQSALKLRQQLQARNFQLNLKTYHALLKMAALCADLRTCLDVFKEIIQKGHVVTEETFSYLLMGCIQDKKTGFRYALQVWRQMLSLGLQPSRHGYNLLLVAARDCGLGDPAVASAVLLRPREEIALLQTPAGGRRTRRRAQVGADCSLSAKLHVEALERQLFLETSQALEGPQEARAPKQAQSGMETKAEPDHLVALTSVAPEPPPWGLEANLLTPGAAPLAVVSFGTVSTPADRLALMGGLEGFLGKMAEHGLRPDIKTLTLLVEVVEPGSPAESSLLSVLDAHRVEADLTFFNTLMRKKSKLGDLEGAKALLPVLAKRGIVPNLQTFCSLAIGCRRPEDGLQLLSDMRESQMSPNAHIYSTLINAAVKKLDYAYLIDILKDMRRNRVPVNEVVIRQLEFAAQYPPSFDRYKGKNTYLEKIDGFRAYYKQWLKGMPAEETPHPWQKFQTKPKGDQDTITEADMDKGPGGR; via the exons ATGGACTTCCTGAGGCTTGCCCGGCTCGTCTCCAGCCCCCGCCCAGGGGGACTGCCCATCATGCGCCACCTTGACCCTCTCAGAGCCAGGTGGGCTGGAGGTAGGGCCGCAGGGGGGGTTTGGCCCGCGCCAGCAGCCTTCTCCAGCTCTCTCTCTCAGCTGCCCCTCGGCTCGCAGAGCCAGAAGAACACAGGCAGCCTCAGCTCTGACCCCGGCCAGCCCAGCCCTACGGCCAcccaggaagaaggggaggaagagagCTTTGGGACTCTCTCCGACAAATACTCCTCTCGGAGAATGTTCCACAAATCGACGGCCCAGCTGTATAACCTGCGGCTCAAGGAACAGAATACTGAAGAAGATGAGGAAGGGGAGCTGGAACCAAAACCATGGCGGGGCCCCAGAAACACCCCTTACTGGTACTTCTTTCAGTGCAAACGCCTGATCAGGGAAGGAAAG CTGGCCGAGGCCCTGGACCTGTTTGAGAGGCAGATGCTGAAGGAGGAGCACCTCCAGCCCCTCGAGTGCAACTACACAGTGCTGATCGGGGGCTGCGGGCGGGCCGGCTACCTGAAGAAGGCCTTCAGGCTCTACAACGAT ATGAAGAAGCGGGACCTGGAGCCCTCAGACGCCACCTACACAGCCCTGTTCAACGTTTGCGCCGAGTCCCCCTGGAAAGACTCCGCACTGCAGAGCGCCCTGAAGCTACGGCAGCAGCTTCAGGCCAGAAACTTCCAACTCAACTTGAAAACGTACCATGCCCTGCTGAAGATGGCCGCCCTGTGCGCGGACCTCAGGACGTGCCTGGATGTGTTTAAG GAAATCATCCAGAAAGGGCACGTGGTCACAGAGGAGACCTTCAGTTACCTGCTCATGGGCTGCATCCAGGACAAGAAGACTGGCTTCCGGTACGCCCTACAG GTATGGAGGCAGATGCTGAGTCTGGGGCTCCAGCCGAGCCGGCATGGCTACAACTTGCTGTTGGTGGCAGCTCGGGACTGCGGGCTGGGGGACCCGGCGGTGGCCTCAGCGGTGctcctgaggcccagggaggagaTAGCCTTGCTCCAGACCCCGGCCGGGGGGCGGCGGACCAGGAGGAGAGCCCAGGTCGGGGCAGACTGCAGCCTGTCAGCCAAGCTGCACGTGGAGGCCCTGGAGAGGCAGCTGTTTCTGGAAACTTCTCAGGCACTTGAGGGGCCTCAGGAGGCCAGAGCCCCCAAGCAGGCCCAGTCTGGGATGGAGACCAAGGCGGAGCCCGACCACCTGGTGGCCCTCACCTCTGTGGCCCCGGAGCCGCCTCCCTGGGGGCTGGAGGCCAACCTCCTGACCCCGGGGGCGGCCCCCTTGGCTGTGGTCTCCTTTGGGACCGTGAGCACCCCTGCCGACAGACTGGCCTTGATGGGGGGCCTGGAGGGCTTCCTCGGCAAGATGGCGGAGCACGGGCTTCGCCCTGACATCAAAACCCTCACGCTgctggtggaggtggtggagCCGGGGAGCCCCGCAGAGTCCTCGCTGCTTAGCGTGCTGGACGCGCACAGGGTGGAGGCCGACCTGACCTTCTTCAACACGCTGATGAGGAAGAAGAGCAAGCTGGGTGACCTGGAGGGGGCAAAG GCCCTGCTGCCCGTCCTGGCAAAGAGGGGCATCGTCCCCAACCTGCAGACGTTCTGCAGCCTGGCCATCGGGTGTCGCAGGCCAGAGGACGGCCTGCAGCTGCTCTCGGACATGAGG GAGTCCCAGATGAGCCCCAACGCCCACATCTACAGCACCCTCATCAATGCGGCTGTCAAGAAGCTGGACTACGCCTATCTCATTGACATCCTGAAGGACATGAGGCGGAACAGAGTCCCCGTGAATGAAGTGGTCATCCGCCAGCTGGAGTTCGCGGCCCAGTACCCACCCAGCTTTGACCGG TACAAAGGGAAAAACACCTACTTGGAGAAGATTGATGGCTTCCGGGCTTATTACAAGCAGTGGCTGAAAGGGATGCCAGCGGAGGAAACCCCCCACCCATGGCAGAAGTTCCAGACGAAACCAAAAGGAGACCAGGACACCATCACTGAGGCTGATATGGACAAAGGCCCTGGGGGCAGGTGA
- the CPSF4 gene encoding cleavage and polyadenylation specificity factor subunit 4 isoform X3 encodes MQEIIASVDHIKFDLEIAVEQQLGAQPLPFPGMDKSGAAVCEFFLKAACGKGGMCPFRHISGEKTVVCKHWLRGLCKKGDQCEFLHEYDMTKMPECYFYSKFGECSNKECPFLHIDPESKIKDCPWYDRGFCKHGPLCRHRHTRRVICVNYLVGFCPEGPSCKFMHPRFELPMGTTEQPPLPQQTQPPTKQSNNPPLQRSSSLIQLTSQNSSPNQQRTPQVIGVMQSQNSSAGSRGPRPLEQVTCYKCGEKGHYANRCTKGHLAFLSGQ; translated from the exons atGCAGGAAATCATCGCCAGCGTGGACCACATCAAGTTTGACTTGGAGATCGCCGTGGAGCAGCAGCTCGGGGCGCAGCCGCTGCCATTCCCCGGCATGGACA AGTCAGGGGCTGCTGTCTGCGAATTCTTTTTGAAAGCTGCCTGTGGCAAAG GGGGCATGTGCCCGTTCCGCCACATCAGTGGTGAGAAGACGGTGGTGTGCAAACACTGGCTGCGGGGGCTGTGCAAGAAGGGGGACCAGTGCGAGTTCCTGCACGAGTACGACATGACCAAGATGCCCGAGTGCTACTTCTACTCCAAGTTCG GGGAGTGCAGCAACAAGGAGTGCCCCTTCCTGCACATCGACCCCGAGTCCAAGATCAAGGACTGCCCATGGTACGACCGCGGCTTCTGCAAGCACG GCCCCCTGTGCAGGCACCGGCACACCCGGAGGGTCATCTGTGTCAATTACCTCGTGGGATTCTGCCCGGAGGGGCCCTCGTGTAAATTCATGCA CCCTCGATTTGAACTGCCGATGGGAACCACCGAGCAGCCCCCACTGCCGCAGCAGACGCAGCCACCCACGAAG CAAAGTAACAATCCGCCATTACAAAGGTCGTCCTCCTTGATCCAGTTAACGAGTCAGAACTCTTCTCCCAACCAGCAGAGAACTCCGCAGGTCATCGGGGTCATGCAGAGTCAAAATAGCAGCGCGGGCAGCCGAGGACCCCGGCCGCTGGAGCAGGTCACATGCTACAAG TGTGGTGAAAAAGGACACTATGCCAACAGATGTACCAAAGGGCACTTGGCCTTTCTCAGCGGACAGTGA
- the CPSF4 gene encoding cleavage and polyadenylation specificity factor subunit 4 isoform X1 has product MQEIIASVDHIKFDLEIAVEQQLGAQPLPFPGMDKSGAAVCEFFLKAACGKGGMCPFRHISGEKTVVCKHWLRGLCKKGDQCEFLHEYDMTKMPECYFYSKFGECSNKECPFLHIDPESKIKDCPWYDRGFCKHALDLNCRWEPPSSPHCRSRRSHPRSRELRRSSGSCRVKIAARAAEDPGRWSRSHATSVVKKDTMPTDVPKGTWPFSADSDSSWTSSEQPGGPVLGAALGHSWECVQLFHASIGAALAGARRQARWVLFLRATSCQHPYRFAVISFLKGGHVFQSGPSGWHPVCQAATASCLGPCTPPSGGSGGKGLVLQQLCGGQPFPLGLLQHWGLVALEAAAGSRLLPPCPASEAVSVGGI; this is encoded by the exons atGCAGGAAATCATCGCCAGCGTGGACCACATCAAGTTTGACTTGGAGATCGCCGTGGAGCAGCAGCTCGGGGCGCAGCCGCTGCCATTCCCCGGCATGGACA AGTCAGGGGCTGCTGTCTGCGAATTCTTTTTGAAAGCTGCCTGTGGCAAAG GGGGCATGTGCCCGTTCCGCCACATCAGTGGTGAGAAGACGGTGGTGTGCAAACACTGGCTGCGGGGGCTGTGCAAGAAGGGGGACCAGTGCGAGTTCCTGCACGAGTACGACATGACCAAGATGCCCGAGTGCTACTTCTACTCCAAGTTCG GGGAGTGCAGCAACAAGGAGTGCCCCTTCCTGCACATCGACCCCGAGTCCAAGATCAAGGACTGCCCATGGTACGACCGCGGCTTCTGCAAGCACG CCCTCGATTTGAACTGCCGATGGGAACCACCGAGCAGCCCCCACTGCCGCAGCAGACGCAGCCACCCACGAAG CAGAGAACTCCGCAGGTCATCGGGGTCATGCAGAGTCAAAATAGCAGCGCGGGCAGCCGAGGACCCCGGCCGCTGGAGCAGGTCACATGCTACAAG TGTGGTGAAAAAGGACACTATGCCAACAGATGTACCAAAGGGCACTTGGCCTTTCTCAGCGGACAGTGACAGCAGCTGGACCAGCTCAGAGCAGCCTGGGGGCCCCGTGCTGGGGGCCGCTCTGGGCCATTCCTGGGAGTGTGTGCAACTGTTTCATGCCAGCATTGGTGCAGCTCTGGCTGGAGCCCGCAGGCAGGCGCGCTGGGTTTTATTCTTACGGGCTACGTCTTGTCAGCATCCCTATCGTTTTGCtgtaatctcttttttaaaaggggGACACGTGTTCCAGTCTGGCCCCTCGGGTTGGCATCCTGTTTGTCAGGCTGCCACAGCCTCCTGTCTGGGGCCCTGCACACCACCCTCAGGAGGAAGCGGTGGGAAAGGGCTTGTGCTACAGCAGTTGTGTGGAGGGCAGCCCTTCCCCTTGGGCCTCCTTCAACACTGGGGGCTGGTGGCGCTTGAAGCTGCAGCTGGGTCACGCCTGCTTCCTCCCTGTCCTGCATCAGAGGCTGTATCTGTTGGTGGGATTTGA
- the CPSF4 gene encoding cleavage and polyadenylation specificity factor subunit 4 isoform X5, whose product MQEIIASVDHIKFDLEIAVEQQLGAQPLPFPGMDKSGAAVCEFFLKAACGKGGMCPFRHISGEKTVVCKHWLRGLCKKGDQCEFLHEYDMTKMPECYFYSKFGECSNKECPFLHIDPESKIKDCPWYDRGFCKHGPLCRHRHTRRVICVNYLVGFCPEGPSCKFMHPRFELPMGTTEQPPLPQQTQPPTKRTPQVIGVMQSQNSSAGSRGPRPLEQVTCYKCGEKGHYANRCTKGHLAFLSGQ is encoded by the exons atGCAGGAAATCATCGCCAGCGTGGACCACATCAAGTTTGACTTGGAGATCGCCGTGGAGCAGCAGCTCGGGGCGCAGCCGCTGCCATTCCCCGGCATGGACA AGTCAGGGGCTGCTGTCTGCGAATTCTTTTTGAAAGCTGCCTGTGGCAAAG GGGGCATGTGCCCGTTCCGCCACATCAGTGGTGAGAAGACGGTGGTGTGCAAACACTGGCTGCGGGGGCTGTGCAAGAAGGGGGACCAGTGCGAGTTCCTGCACGAGTACGACATGACCAAGATGCCCGAGTGCTACTTCTACTCCAAGTTCG GGGAGTGCAGCAACAAGGAGTGCCCCTTCCTGCACATCGACCCCGAGTCCAAGATCAAGGACTGCCCATGGTACGACCGCGGCTTCTGCAAGCACG GCCCCCTGTGCAGGCACCGGCACACCCGGAGGGTCATCTGTGTCAATTACCTCGTGGGATTCTGCCCGGAGGGGCCCTCGTGTAAATTCATGCA CCCTCGATTTGAACTGCCGATGGGAACCACCGAGCAGCCCCCACTGCCGCAGCAGACGCAGCCACCCACGAAG AGAACTCCGCAGGTCATCGGGGTCATGCAGAGTCAAAATAGCAGCGCGGGCAGCCGAGGACCCCGGCCGCTGGAGCAGGTCACATGCTACAAG TGTGGTGAAAAAGGACACTATGCCAACAGATGTACCAAAGGGCACTTGGCCTTTCTCAGCGGACAGTGA
- the CPSF4 gene encoding cleavage and polyadenylation specificity factor subunit 4 isoform X2, protein MQEIIASVDHIKFDLEIAVEQQLGAQPLPFPGMDKSGAAVCEFFLKAACGKGGMCPFRHISGEKTVVCKHWLRGLCKKGDQCEFLHEYDMTKMPECYFYSKFGECSNKECPFLHIDPESKIKDCPWYDRGFCKHALDLNCRWEPPSSPHCRSRRSHPRRELRRSSGSCRVKIAARAAEDPGRWSRSHATSVVKKDTMPTDVPKGTWPFSADSDSSWTSSEQPGGPVLGAALGHSWECVQLFHASIGAALAGARRQARWVLFLRATSCQHPYRFAVISFLKGGHVFQSGPSGWHPVCQAATASCLGPCTPPSGGSGGKGLVLQQLCGGQPFPLGLLQHWGLVALEAAAGSRLLPPCPASEAVSVGGI, encoded by the exons atGCAGGAAATCATCGCCAGCGTGGACCACATCAAGTTTGACTTGGAGATCGCCGTGGAGCAGCAGCTCGGGGCGCAGCCGCTGCCATTCCCCGGCATGGACA AGTCAGGGGCTGCTGTCTGCGAATTCTTTTTGAAAGCTGCCTGTGGCAAAG GGGGCATGTGCCCGTTCCGCCACATCAGTGGTGAGAAGACGGTGGTGTGCAAACACTGGCTGCGGGGGCTGTGCAAGAAGGGGGACCAGTGCGAGTTCCTGCACGAGTACGACATGACCAAGATGCCCGAGTGCTACTTCTACTCCAAGTTCG GGGAGTGCAGCAACAAGGAGTGCCCCTTCCTGCACATCGACCCCGAGTCCAAGATCAAGGACTGCCCATGGTACGACCGCGGCTTCTGCAAGCACG CCCTCGATTTGAACTGCCGATGGGAACCACCGAGCAGCCCCCACTGCCGCAGCAGACGCAGCCACCCACGAAG AGAACTCCGCAGGTCATCGGGGTCATGCAGAGTCAAAATAGCAGCGCGGGCAGCCGAGGACCCCGGCCGCTGGAGCAGGTCACATGCTACAAG TGTGGTGAAAAAGGACACTATGCCAACAGATGTACCAAAGGGCACTTGGCCTTTCTCAGCGGACAGTGACAGCAGCTGGACCAGCTCAGAGCAGCCTGGGGGCCCCGTGCTGGGGGCCGCTCTGGGCCATTCCTGGGAGTGTGTGCAACTGTTTCATGCCAGCATTGGTGCAGCTCTGGCTGGAGCCCGCAGGCAGGCGCGCTGGGTTTTATTCTTACGGGCTACGTCTTGTCAGCATCCCTATCGTTTTGCtgtaatctcttttttaaaaggggGACACGTGTTCCAGTCTGGCCCCTCGGGTTGGCATCCTGTTTGTCAGGCTGCCACAGCCTCCTGTCTGGGGCCCTGCACACCACCCTCAGGAGGAAGCGGTGGGAAAGGGCTTGTGCTACAGCAGTTGTGTGGAGGGCAGCCCTTCCCCTTGGGCCTCCTTCAACACTGGGGGCTGGTGGCGCTTGAAGCTGCAGCTGGGTCACGCCTGCTTCCTCCCTGTCCTGCATCAGAGGCTGTATCTGTTGGTGGGATTTGA
- the CPSF4 gene encoding cleavage and polyadenylation specificity factor subunit 4 isoform X4, with translation MQEIIASVDHIKFDLEIAVEQQLGAQPLPFPGMDKSGAAVCEFFLKAACGKGGMCPFRHISGEKTVVCKHWLRGLCKKGDQCEFLHEYDMTKMPECYFYSKFGECSNKECPFLHIDPESKIKDCPWYDRGFCKHGPLCRHRHTRRVICVNYLVGFCPEGPSCKFMHPRFELPMGTTEQPPLPQQTQPPTKQRTPQVIGVMQSQNSSAGSRGPRPLEQVTCYKCGEKGHYANRCTKGHLAFLSGQ, from the exons atGCAGGAAATCATCGCCAGCGTGGACCACATCAAGTTTGACTTGGAGATCGCCGTGGAGCAGCAGCTCGGGGCGCAGCCGCTGCCATTCCCCGGCATGGACA AGTCAGGGGCTGCTGTCTGCGAATTCTTTTTGAAAGCTGCCTGTGGCAAAG GGGGCATGTGCCCGTTCCGCCACATCAGTGGTGAGAAGACGGTGGTGTGCAAACACTGGCTGCGGGGGCTGTGCAAGAAGGGGGACCAGTGCGAGTTCCTGCACGAGTACGACATGACCAAGATGCCCGAGTGCTACTTCTACTCCAAGTTCG GGGAGTGCAGCAACAAGGAGTGCCCCTTCCTGCACATCGACCCCGAGTCCAAGATCAAGGACTGCCCATGGTACGACCGCGGCTTCTGCAAGCACG GCCCCCTGTGCAGGCACCGGCACACCCGGAGGGTCATCTGTGTCAATTACCTCGTGGGATTCTGCCCGGAGGGGCCCTCGTGTAAATTCATGCA CCCTCGATTTGAACTGCCGATGGGAACCACCGAGCAGCCCCCACTGCCGCAGCAGACGCAGCCACCCACGAAG CAGAGAACTCCGCAGGTCATCGGGGTCATGCAGAGTCAAAATAGCAGCGCGGGCAGCCGAGGACCCCGGCCGCTGGAGCAGGTCACATGCTACAAG TGTGGTGAAAAAGGACACTATGCCAACAGATGTACCAAAGGGCACTTGGCCTTTCTCAGCGGACAGTGA